DNA from Chelonia mydas isolate rCheMyd1 chromosome 3, rCheMyd1.pri.v2, whole genome shotgun sequence:
taatctctgtctggttctgtgattgtttctgtctgctgtataattaattttgctgggtgtaaactaattaaggtggtgggatataattggttacataatcatgttacaatatgttaggattggttagttaaatttcaggaaaatgattggttaaggtatagctaagctgaactcaagttttactatatagtctgcagtcaatcaggaagaaaaggggggaatgggaacagggaatgggggtggggaaattggaatcatgtttagctaagggcaggaaggggaacaggtacacaggtgtaaggctctgtggtgtcagagctgggaagggggacactaaggaatgaaactggaatcatgcttgctggaagttcaccccaataaacactgaattgtttgcacccttggacttcgggtattgttgctctctgttcatgcgagaaggaccagggaagtaagtgggtgaaggaataagccccctaacccTGACTCTCACAGATCCAGGAGATCAACTGTACCAAACAAAAGTGAGCTAGAAAAACATGCTATCACCTTTTCTGTTGCTGCTTCTCTGTATATCATCACTAGGATATATACCGTCAAAAGAAAAAGTTACACATTTACCAACTTCTAAATACTGTAAAGCTGTAAACCTACTGTGCCAAAACAAAGGTTCATCTGCTATGAACTTCCCTTCAGACTTGTTCCCCTGGCCCCAGGTGGAAGGAAATGCATTAGCAAGAAAGTTAAGCATGCAATTAGGAAACAACACATAGAAGAGATTGCAGTGCAGTAAAGGATGGTGATCACAGCTATACAACAAGCTTTACAGACTGTTCCTTCATTGAAAGATATACTGTGTTCTTGAAGGCACTGAACTTGCACTTGACAGGTGCTGGTGTAGACCACTGGCAGGATGTTCCAGTGCAGCCAATAACTCTTGACTTTCTGCTCCTTTTTTCCATAGCTTAAGGAGGACACATTTCCCCCCTTACTCTCGGGTTTTTCGATCCTTTGTCCAGACGTGGCCGTGGTGTTGAACGCTAATGAGAGTGCTTGTTCCAGCTCCATGCCATTTAGTTATCTTGGAGATACCCGTTTCTTAAGTTAAAGAGCATCAGCCTCTGGTTTCTCAGTTATGTATAGGCAACTAATTAGTACTTGTGTGTACTCAAGCTAAGTGGAATTTTGTATAAAGTATTTGTTTTGTAATAGAATGGCGGATTCTTGAGAATGGCGGATTCCTGAGACCTAGATGTCTGACTATTAATGCTCTGTTTCTGAATAAGGTTCTGACACCTGATGTCTGGATAACACACGCTTCGCCCTTGGACTTGTGCATCTTTTTGCTGCTCCTCTGCCACACCCTGATTTAGCGAACATATCGTCTGCCTACCACCTGGTGCAGATTGCATGGGTGTACTGTACAGCAATACTACACAGCTGTTTTATCCTGCATGGAGAGTCTTACTTGCTAAAGCAACTGAATTTTACTGACCTTCATAGCTCAGAGCCACCTAGGaatctttcctcccccccccccaccctccaagcaGTTCAACAGTTTCACTATTTCCTCAGCAGCATACTCTAAACTGAAGCATTGAATGTGAGTCGGCTCGGGCTGATGGTAGTTATATATAGTCCAGTCTCTAGGGAAGTGGGCATCTTCCACAAGCACAAAGCGTACCCACTGCCAGCTAGCTCACAGCTCAGTTTTGCTAAATTCACTCTTTCGGCAGAAAAAGGAACTTCCCCATCCTTCTCATGGAATTAACATACTCTGAGATCAATAAGCCAGCAACGTGGAGGAGAACAAATTTGACATAACGTGTTCTTTCTTACTATAGAAACCTTTACATGATGCTGTAGAAGGCTAAAGACAACAAGCATTTAGCACTGTAGAGGGTATCTTCAGTGAGGCCTCTAATTTTGCACCAGCACTTTTGTGTTTGCTGTCAACTATGAGTACAGTACCAAGGCTGCAAACAATAGCAGTCACAAGCAATAGAGCTTAGACTTCTAGCAACCTATTTTGTGGGTACAAATGTGCATTCAGAACAAAAAAGATCATAGCGTGAAACAAAAGGTATACGCTAAGATTTAAGAATCACAATGTTAACTTGGTCTGCAATGTAAtaataatttttctttgtttaaacttTTAGTTATGAAGTGACTATTCAAAATTACaagttgtggggaaaaaacagacatCCCTGGAAGAGGGAGCCCATATTTCTGGATACAGAACGGCTAAACACTTTCAGACTTACTTTCCCTCCACGGAGTAAATCTGCTACTGGTGATCCAATCTGAATGGACTCCAGCTGAAAGAGATTTCACTCTGCCATAATAAGGTTCTCCGATATCAGATGTCTCATGTGTTAGGTCACAAAAAACTTCATGAATACCCCAACattcttctttatttttccatAGGCTTTGCCCATATctgtggagggggaggaaggaggagagggagagaaggtgTAGACTTTGGTAATTTTTGACCATTGGTTTAAAGTTGTGGAGGTTCTGACATTATAGTTCCATATCCAGTTGCTGAGCTGCACCCAAACACCAGATCCTCAGATCTGCCATGGCAAATAGCTTTTTCATCCAAGTTGATTGCAGGAAAAGTTGATGTCATAGGTGCTTTCCAAAGTGTATTACTGCATTTTTCTAAAGGAGACATAAAACTGAAGTGCTGACCGCTTCTTGTAATTAAAAACCTATggcacttttttcccctctagatAAAGGGTGCTAGCTGCAGCCTACTAGATATTTTTCCATGTCAGCAAAATGTCAAATTGCCCATCTAAGGCTTCTTGCGGTTCCAATCAGCAAATGAAGTCTTGTTTCTCACTTCCTATTGCTGGGCACTGTggcttaaattttcagaagtgactagtgatctaAGGTGCCTCCATGTGGGATGACCTACatgatatagattcatagatatttaggtcagaagggaccattttgatcatctagtctgacctcctgcacaatgcaggccacagaatttcacccagagggAAGGAGCTCAGTATATCTAATAACCaaccccctttaaggtgtctcaaaaaTTGGACAACTAAAGACTGAGGCACCCAAGCgaactagttgcttttgaaaatgtagccagTGAGATagcacattccaccccagagacaaTGAGTGATGAAGatgctcagcacattgcagggAGTGACTTGACATCACCCTTTGTCAGGTTCTAAAAAGTCATCTTTTGTGCTATTTGTAGCAATTGACTAAATCACCTCTTTTGAGGTAACAGAGCATGGCAACTCCCCGAACATAggaaggaagagaagagtgaagtttttcagtgaaaaatgcagattcagcagcaGTGAACCCTTTTGCGAATTCTTATCAATTTCATTGAATGGTCGTGGAGGGGGAAAACACCACATTCTTTGAagtcagaatgtttcatttgaaCATTTTTGCATTCAAAAAGACTGTTTCAAAATTGCACACTACTTTActaataaataatcataaaacCATTTGAAAagctcaaaattgaaacaaaaccactttgacccaaaacaaatttttctttgacttttcagtttgcccaatattttgcaaaacatttcctttgggtcaacccaaaacaattttgttcttgactttttggaactgccagtgaactgaaaaaaaatcagttcttgcTCAGTTCTACTTCTCAGCCCAGCTACCACAGACATAAAGACAAGCAGGAGCTGGGAGTTCCTCACTGTACTTACACTTTGTACTGCACAAAGTAGATGATGTCACCTGTGGCAGCCCTCCCAGGATGCCAATGCAAAGTATTGTTGAAGTTTAATGAGTGAAATTCGACCTTTTGTGGTTTAATTAATTCCTGCAATTCTCGATTTCCTGAAACTAAAGTAATAAAGGATAGAAAGCATTTGTTTTAGACACATACAGAACTAAAGTAGTTAAATTGTAATTTGTGGtattattttcttttacagaaTAGTGAATTTAGTGCCAGTAACAGGGGCCACACTGACATCCTAGAAAATTGAAGCATGTTAAGTCAATTCACAGGCACAGCTACATCAGCAGTTTCTAGTTTCCCCAATGCCATCCCACCCACGTCTCAACCATAAACTATAGggattattattgttaatatttattatttatgcagTGCCCATATAaatgctaaggagtgagaggctCTGCATGCCCGTTGAAAATATTAACATCTTAATGGTCAATCAAGGTTCCAGTTGTTGTGCTGGTTTGTGATGTCAACTCCTGTCCAGTAAAAAGTGATCTGAAATTTACCAGTTTATGCCACATAAGAAACTGAACATTTGTCAGATGGCAACAACAGGGTGGATTTGAGTTAAATCAAATTGATATTGATATTGACatgttcttcacaactcagagatggatgtaggtttcatttttagaaggtacacactatacatttttaaacagtaatttattttgaaaaaactttacagctatatcagaaaatgaatgcttgtttggttatttcatttactaaaGGTAAtcgaagcagatatttatgaagtcattgggaggtgaattatctccaattcaacaggttaatcattaatatttggaggattttcttgccatgctgtattaggagaacatcaccagacagacatttaaattgatttatttaactaaaacaaacaacataatgcatccgatgaagtgagctgtagctcatgaaagcttatgctcaaataaattggttagtctctaaggtgccacaagtactccttttctttttgcgaatacagactaacacggctgctactctgaaacctgtaattaagtattctggatttttttcttcaacagcaaacatataatattttaacaaaacaagcatacgtccctcgcttctcacatttatctccaaacttcttttccttgtccaaatctattctgcccccaacaatcttctattcattgaactttttgaaactttgcacttttagagagaggtaagcgattggctctgtgtacacaaatttgcagagggacaatagatttgaggtctgttatttctcatctctctatactgtttatttaaaaacatttttgctgttaacaagcatgttatctctggagacacacatCCACATTTTTGAGAACTGCacaactaagcatctctgatggtatcttctagactgagcacggagtcccattgggtagatagagagattacctaaataatctatacaaaagcctgtggaaccccataagattgggtccttaATTCGTGAACTAttgaaactcatttacaaaacttttcttaaacattacatgaatatattgtctcatgctatagaattagaatttataatccctattccatgatgacaggtttcagagtagccgtgttagtctgtattcacaaaaagaaaaggaggacttgtggcaccttagagattaaccaatttatttgagcataagctttcatgagctacagctcacttcattggatgcattcagtggacattGATgcattccatgatgagatatctttgagctataatgtatcttaattaaaactatctttagataggtttttccctcaaaaagcattttatcaaaaaaatccgatttaaataaaaaaatctgatttttttattaaaaaagtaaTAATTGATGTTTATCCACCCTGGGAAACAATTTTCATGCTAATCTGAACCAGTTAACAAGCCTCAGAAGCATCCAATTTCCCTCTTTCAGTGATACAGCCAGACTACCTATTCTAGCATTATAACAGAATGAACTAAAAcacattgaagtgagctgtagctcacgaaagcttatgctcaaatcaattggttagtctctaaggtgccacaagtactccttttctttttacatcagTTAAAGTGACTGATGATATAGCTatagaattatttttaatgggaaaCATTTGTCTTAGCTTCTAATTCAGAACCttgaaaaacaataaaaccaaCCAACATTTGGAAATGACAAAACTTTATACATTTGTGAAAACACCTAGAGATCCTGACTGAGTCATTTGTCCAGATTCATTAAGAAAACCCAACATTGCCTCCACATCAAAAGAATTAGAAGAGTTTACTTACCAGTTACACCAGTCCAAAGCAAATGTATCAATAAGTACAGGGGGTAGCGTTTAATCAGCACGGTTAGAAGAGCAGCTGCATGGATGGAGAGCATCTCTGTAGCTCTTCGTCATATATAACCAAATGTATCACTACTTTAAAAAGGAAGTGTGTGTCGTTCATAAGTATCATTGTTCCATATTTAGTTCCCCTTTCGTTGGAGACCCACACGCCCATTAGCAAGGGTAGGTTTGGtccctgggtgggggcaggagttGACGAGACTCTGGGAGGTGGAGGAGCCAAGGTGACATGGCCCGAATTGGGTCTCCCTGCCGCAGGCTCCTTGGGCTTGGATGGGGAAGAGCGATCCCTCTCCGGACTCTTCTTTTTCTGGGGCACCAGGGACTGAGACCAGTGCCTCACAGAAGATAGTCTCTGGGTGGAGCCATGGTGGTGCTGTGACTTCTTGGGATCCTTCCTCAGCACTGGCTCGCACACTGTCGGCACCAGAGAGGAGGTGCTCGGCGTGGGTTCTCCTGACCCTGGTTGGATTGGGGCTGGAGTGCTGCCTCCATTAGGAAGGCCCTTGAGCCTTTGATCCCGGTCTTTTAAGGTCCTAGGGTGGAACCCTTTGCAAATTCTGCACCTCTCCTTCTGGTGGCTCTCCCTGAGATACCATGGACAGGAAGAGTGCGGGTCACACTGAGGCATAAACTTTCCACAATCGTCGCAGAGCTTGAACCCTGGGGACTGGGGCATACCCCAGTACCGGGGGAGTGTTGGTGGGGGGAACCCCCAAAAGGAAACTTAAGAACTACTACTACTGCTACCACCTAACACACACTAGTAACTACGACAAACTATAAACACGAAGAGTGGACACTGCCCAAAGCGCTTGCAAAGCAAGTGTTCCAGCTAGCCACCACCGGcagtaaaaaggaactgagggggtggcaggTCGGCAGGGCCCTATACTGGGAGCCATGAAGGCTCAACTTCATGGGGGCACCCAAGCTGACCCTATGGacactgctaagggaaaaatcttccagctgttGTGCATGCGGTGCGCGCACACCTGATTGGGATAGACGTGAaccactcatctcgaagaacaacagttacgaggtgagtaaccatttttttggGCCTTACATAAAAGTAACTTTTGATCTAACCAAGTTAATATCTTCATTGTTCCAAATTAAACAGACAGCCACTTGTTCTTGACTTGGCAGCTGTGTCACTTCTAGGCTTGGAATAAAACTTTATAATAAGCGGGCCTGGATTTCTGGGCACTGTGCACTATGGAAATTGGGGCTCCCCACCTCCCATCAACTAGACAGCAAAGTGACCCTGCCTCATACCAACCTCAGCATGCCCCTCCCACCTCACATATACCCCAACACAACTCTCCACCAGCCCCCATTTATCCTCATGCCCCCCCGCACCGCAGCAGCTCTGAAATACACGCCTCTCTCTGCAGCCCAACACCTTAGCATCACAAGCCACAGCCCCCAACACTCCCCACTCACCCCATAGCCCACCAATaactcatccccagcctctcATACACTGCCTCCAGGATCTTCCCGGCTACTTAGCAGTGCCTCCCAGGCCAGTAATCCTGTCCCAGGCTAGGGCAGCTCCCTACTGATCCCTGCTGCCCAGCTTCACTCACTCCACGGTCTCATGTCCCCACactactcaggtttggcccagatGCCCTTCTGTCGTAATGGAGGGGCGGCCAACCCCAACTTCAGTGAGTGGCGTAGGGACCCAGCACCCAGGGGCGCaatgctgctcaggtttggcctggctgcccctccatcataactagactaaaattaaaaaaacaaaaaacctgggtgcctaaagttagcaTCTTAAGACCATATGTAGGCGCCTAAATAAATGAGCTGATGGTCAGAAGTGCTGCTTATCTAGCAGCTCCCAAAAACACTACAATGTTTTATGTCcattctgaggccaccaaaaatgcCACACTTGTCTGTTTTTGGCTATCACTTGCTCAGCTGTGAAGAGGCTTTTGCTTCTTATTCTGTTTCGCCGTTTGCCCATCCAAAATCAAAGAACATGACAAAACTGCTCTTCATAACATACAACACTTTGCTATTAAAGGTAATCTGGCTTGAAAGCCTTGGTTTTGGGTCCAGAATGCTTTTAGTTTCCAAGTCTATTTAACACATTCATTTTGAAATGCACTTTTGGAGAGATGTGAGTGAAAACACAATTGCTTTATGCCTTTAAATAGCagaaaggtgctaagcacccaaaactcccactaacgTCTATATGAACTGCAGGTGTAAGAacatttaggagaaaaaaaaggagttaaaaaaaaaagccattatgACTTAAGTGCCATGCTTTATAGGAGCCTCGAAGTTCAGTCTCCAACATGCTTTACTGTGCTATCCAACTTGTTGTACCAACTGCTGGGTTTATGAACTTATTTAAATGCACTTAATACATTGTTGCCCCATCTTCTGACACCCTGGTGCCATTCAAACACCAGCATCACTCTGCGGAGAGGTAGTAGATATAGGGGCTTTGCGGTGGACTTCCCAGTGAAGGAAGAATCAGTGATACGGAGTCTGGGTATATTCTAAGCGTAACATATTTTATTTACGGATCTACCCCAGTCCTGAAATGAGATGGTCAAACAACATGCAGCCAATCCTTTCTTCCCGGAATATTAGCCCAACCCCAATGTCCTGTTCCTAAGGCCCAAGCATGCCTCAGGAACAGACTCTAATCAGAGACCAAGCTCTGCAGCTTCTTACACAAGTGCTCTCTCTCCTGAAGCTGCCTATGCACAAAAccttacaaaattaaaaacaagataGCATGTCTTTCCAAGAGGCCCCATTTGCTCACTCTAACCTCCCTCTCCCTGTCAAGACTATTAACCAGTGTCACCTGGTGATGCCTCTCAAAGAGATATAACTAATGCACACACAGTACATAGGTGCAGAAACATTAGCCCGGATGCAGTCTGTTCCGCAAGGACAAACTCCTGGtccaactgaaatcaacagcaaaataCTCATGAACTTCAATGAGTGCACCATCTGGCTGCAAATAAtggttttaatgaaaaataaatgaattaaagaGTGTCTTATGTGAAGTTGTGACCATACTTTAATACACTAGCAATCTGGAAAAAAGCCACTGGCAGCTGTTTCCACAAATGGGGCCCAATTCAGCTCCAGTGTAAATGGGGACACGTTCTACTTCCTTAGTGAAGTTGTACCAATGtacatcagggctgaatttgcACTAAAGACTGTTGAAAATTGAGTTTCTCTCTCTGACTAATTAGTCAATCAGCCCATGTGGTGGGCCAGGAATGATAGGAATATGAGGAATGAAAtccagaaagaaaagaagaaaaatcagcaAGAGTAGAACATAATCCCAGATAGTACATGTGCCGCTGACTGGGAAATTGTTCTTATCTCTTGATTTCCCCGACACACCTCTCAAACAACGATGACCTTCAAGCAGTTCCCCTCCCTAGAAATAACtggtatttattttaatgttttatgagCTCAAATTCAGGAATGAGGAACTTTTACATAGTCCAGTAACAAGACTGATGTCATCACTGAATTTTAAAGACGTGCTTCCTTCAACACAGGATGTGCTTCTAGACTTTGATCTGTACCAACAAAACTTACAGCATGATATTTTCTACTGAGCTGTGGAGTGATGTGTTTTAAAACCCTGTGGCTTTTCAATGACTATTCTTATTCTTCAGTTCTTCCCACCAGTAGAAAATAATTCAAAACCAGTGTTTcagagagggtgaaatcctggttctaaggtcaatggcagaacttccattgacttcactggggccaggatttcactcaggtGGCTTACGAAAGCCTTTTGTTCATATTCTAGTTctactagagcaggggtcggcgaGCCCATTTTTAAGGCACGCGAGCAGGGgtcccggcaggcagcagcgtgccattaaaaatccagcccagcccagcccgctcttctccgctccccgccccctcctgcgggggcagaagcttggtcctgctggctctcctgcctcttcccacagtgtgctgggttcctgcccctcctcctcctcctcctcctcctctctgtccctccctgccagctgatcagctgatggcccttgtgagggggtgagggaggagtgGAGTCAGCATGCATGCTGCTCccagcagaggcagagcagggacaggggcaggggcaggggcaggggcaggggcaggggcaggggcaggggcaggggcagggccttggggaagcggGGCATATCCCTTCCACccccctgccgtgagcacccTATGACCCCAGCCCatatcccctcacccccccccacacacccagccctctgccctgagccctgcagccccgcacacccccaaggcccctgccctgagccctgtacccccatcacacacacccagccctctgcttgactccttcaccccccccctttATCCCAGGCCTGACTCTGACATaccccacacatacccagggCCCCCacacctgcacccccctcacatgcccccagcccccccacacccatgcaccccccacatccccacccccacc
Protein-coding regions in this window:
- the IL22RA2 gene encoding interleukin-22 receptor subunit alpha-2, whose amino-acid sequence is MLSIHAAALLTVLIKRYPLYLLIHLLWTGVTVSGNRELQELIKPQKVEFHSLNFNNTLHWHPGRAATGDIIYFVQYKVYGQSLWKNKEECWGIHEVFCDLTHETSDIGEPYYGRVKSLSAGVHSDWITSSRFTPWRETKIGPPSVNVTPRNKSIKLKLQAPNSPYTRRRGSKIPMTNYYDLSYRVFLISNMLDEKNKILVYEGTDKIVKIEGLKPEVSYCIVVATYLPVLDRSSVYSSRKCTVPL